In the genome of Ensifer adhaerens, one region contains:
- a CDS encoding lysozyme: MSCLYRVTMFMRLPAGLMFLGLLATLAGCQSQSTSDVLSVGTSSEKTGAIRMPAVNIPTETSARTARASITPPEAVPGRGEAPVLAMATPPRPPVPFENVEPRLIPAVVEPIARPTAEKASFIMPSSPTGAGMSRPRSRIYSQRFRDAKPINFGRYSPRAYQVHGVDVSRWQGDIDWPKLREQGANFAFIKATDGGDHTDPMFRVNWNGSKSAGLKRGAYHFFYWCRTAGEQADWFIRNVPRDPEALPPVIDVEWNHDSACRQKLSPKLVREKMKVFMEKVERHYGKRPIIYTAPDFYEDNLQGAFTEYPFWLRAVAQHPSKVYPNRRWVFWQYSGSGLSHGVQGRIDLNTFYGSAEDWHRWTASN; the protein is encoded by the coding sequence ATGTCCTGTTTGTATAGAGTGACGATGTTCATGCGTTTGCCTGCCGGTCTTATGTTTCTCGGCCTCCTGGCAACCCTTGCCGGCTGCCAGTCCCAATCCACCAGCGATGTGCTCTCCGTCGGCACATCCTCGGAGAAGACAGGTGCGATCCGCATGCCGGCTGTCAACATTCCCACGGAGACCTCGGCCCGGACCGCGCGCGCTTCGATCACGCCGCCCGAGGCCGTGCCGGGGCGCGGGGAAGCGCCTGTTCTGGCAATGGCCACGCCGCCGCGCCCGCCCGTGCCGTTTGAGAATGTGGAGCCCAGGCTCATTCCCGCGGTGGTCGAGCCCATTGCCCGGCCGACTGCGGAAAAGGCCAGCTTCATCATGCCCTCCAGCCCGACCGGGGCCGGGATGAGCCGCCCGCGCAGCCGCATCTACAGCCAGCGCTTCCGTGACGCCAAGCCGATCAATTTCGGTCGCTATTCGCCACGCGCCTATCAGGTCCATGGCGTGGATGTCTCCCGCTGGCAGGGCGATATCGACTGGCCGAAGCTGCGCGAGCAGGGGGCCAATTTCGCCTTCATCAAGGCGACCGATGGCGGCGACCATACCGATCCGATGTTCCGCGTCAATTGGAACGGCTCCAAGTCCGCAGGACTCAAGCGTGGGGCCTACCACTTCTTCTACTGGTGCCGGACGGCGGGCGAGCAAGCGGACTGGTTCATTCGCAACGTGCCGCGCGATCCGGAAGCACTTCCGCCGGTCATCGACGTGGAGTGGAACCACGATTCCGCCTGCCGCCAGAAGCTCAGCCCCAAGCTGGTGCGCGAGAAGATGAAGGTCTTCATGGAAAAGGTTGAGCGCCACTATGGCAAGCGTCCGATCATCTACACCGCGCCGGATTTCTACGAGGACAACCTGCAGGGCGCCTTCACGGAATATCCCTTCTGGCTTCGCGCCGTGGCCCAGCATCCGTCCAAGGTCTACCCCAACCGCCGCTGGGTCTTCTGGCAATATTCGGGCTCGGGCCTCTCCCACGGCGTGCAGGGCCGCATTGACCTCAACACTTTCTACGGCAGTGCCGAGGATTGGCACCGCTGGACAGCATCGAACTAG